The window tgtgtgtgtgtgtgtgcgtgtgtgtgtgtgtgtgcgtgtgtgtttaccttcCTCCTGCCAGCAGATCATAGtcgtctctctcccacccaaaCTGCCAGAGATAAAACAGagacattaaacacacacacacatacacacatacacacacacacatacacacacacacacacacatacatacatacacacacacaaagctgcaGAGTTTAAACACAGTTCACAGTTGTTACAATTCTTGATTCACAATACACATGCAACTATATtatacacattctcacacacacacacacacacacacacacacacacacacacacacagcccccccacacacacagccccccccccacacacacccccacacacagtcgTACCGTGTGCATGAGCGGTCCCAGTGCTACAGCGCtgtccacacacctccctgtcaCCACGATGTCAGCACCCTGGTCCAGACACCTCTGGATGGGGACTGCACTGGGGGGCGGGGAAACAAGGAGGAATGTTCCAGAACTCTGTTGTTAAGGGTTACAATGTGAACGTTCTATTGTCATAACAACTGCAGCCCTGCTCTCCATTGGTCCACAAACCTTTATGTTCTACAGCAGAGTCAtggagaagggtgtgtgtgtggcgtgatgtttgtggtgtgtgtgtgagagtgtgtgtgtgtgtcctaccccaGATAAGCATTCATACTATGGACGGTTTTAGGAAGCCTCTTTTTGCTCACTCCATCAGCCATCCTCAACTCTGAGAGAGAAGCTTTCtagaggaaaggaagggagaggaagggagaggagaggaggaggggagaggaggagaggaggggagagggggagaggagaggaggggagaggaagggagaggaggagaggaggagaggaagggagaggaaaggagaggagtggaagggaCAGGAGCCATGTAGATCAGATAACTAAAAGGGAGTGCATGATTTAGGATGTAGAACAAGTCGATGTCACGTCCTTACATGAGGCATGAGGTCATCTCCGGTCACCACGGCAACCTTGAGCGGTAGGCCGGCCTTGTTAACCACTTCCTGGATGGCTGCGGCACAGGCCAGAGGGTTGACCCCCCCAGCGTTACTGACCACACGGATAcctgccgcacacacacacacacatattacacccaaatatcacacacacacacatagtacacacagatatcacacacactcactcagtctcacacacagacacacacacctttcttaTGGATGTCGTTGATGAAGGGAGCGATGGCTACTTGGACGAAGTCTGGAGCATAGCCCATGTTCTAGGAGAGGAAGATTATATATTACTGATATACCACTGAAGCACCGTGAtgacatggatggatggatggatggatgatggatggatgagagcGCCTCACAGGCATCTTGGTCTTGGCGGCAGTGAGCAGAGACATGGTGATCTCACTGAGGTAGTCAAACACCAGGAAGTCCAGCTTCCCTCCATAGATCAGCTGTGGCactgggagaacacacacacgtatcacaTATCACACGTATCACACACACGGATATCACAGAATCACACAACGGaaaacgtacacacaaacaaacatgacacaaaatAAATGAGACGATCTAACTTTTAGTCTATGTAGGGTAAAGGTTGGCTTCAAGTCACATGACAGACAACCTAGCAACCTTGTACGACAGTAAGATTCACTGACGGTTGTATCACtgggctagctggctggctatcTCCGAAGGTCTTACCGGAGGTTGCAGTGTCCCCCCAAAACCCAGACGCGCATCCTATCCGAATGGTTTTCTCCGCCGAGGACGAATATAGTCTGGTCCTTTCTCTGTACAAACACCGTCTCTCGCAACTTCTGatgttgctggaagcgatcaacGTCGAATACAAAAGTGCAGGTGTTCTCGTGAGAGATGCATGCGACAACCGTTGTAAAGAAGACGCGTGGACAGTACGAGTTAGATGTGAAAAATGCGACATTATAAAACAACTTTATGTTATATAATTTTAAGGAGACTGCTCTAAGTTCAAGGTAGTGGGAGAAACATGGACCCGTCCGTCAACAAAAACAGTCCGTGTAGAATCTAGCGTGTGTAGTGACCTGGCCGGAACGATTCTTCAGTCACTACATTGTAGTTGCTAACTACGGCCGGTAGGTGGCAGTCAGTTACAATAAAATTACTGAACCGAGCCACACAACTAAGAACAACTAGAACCACACAACTCGAACTAGTCCAAACGGAAGTAGATAGATATGGTCTGACGGAAGTTGGAAAAAGTAAATGTGAACGATTAGGCATTTCAAGGTTTTTTTCAACATGTAGGCTAATATAGTGCGAGTGGATAAAGAGTACTGTACTCACGGAGTAAAAGTAGGCTTATGTTTTTATCTCAGCCCAGAGTCACAGACTCCTGAAAACACAAGTTAAGTTTTGAAACATAATAATCTTCTCGTTTCACAACGAAGACTGGTTATCAATCAGTCGTGACTAATCACATGCATTGATCAGACTGGGAAGTTACAAAGTCACTTTCCAGAAACGAGTTCCTACAGGATGTTACCTTACCGTAtttggagcatgtgtgtgtgtgtgggcagtagttgtgtgtgtgtgtgtgtgggttggtatGTGAGTATGGGCCGTGAGTGTCATTAGGACAGCTCTGAAGGACAGACAAGCTCTTCCAAATAACTCCTGTGTCATCAAAACattagagggagaaagagaatgagagagtatGAGTgtgagtggggaggggagagagaatgagagagagagtatgagtgtgagtggggaggggagagagagaatgagagagagtgtgagtggggaggggagagagaatgagagagagagtatgagtgtgagtggggaggggagagagagagagaatgagagagagtgtgagtggggaggggagagagaatgagagagagagtatgagtgtgagtggggaggggagagagaatgagagagagagtatgagtgtgagtggggagggaagagagagaatgagagagagtgtgagtggggaggggagagagaatgagagagagagtatgagtgtgagtggggaggggagacagagaggagaaaggagtgagaaagagagagaggttgagactgcaaggtgagggggatagagagagggagggaggggggcgggagagATGTCTGCAAACTCcccgaccccccctccccaaaaaaCACACTTTAAACAACATCAAGTGAGACTAAGACCTCAGTGTTGCccaacagtgtttgtgtgtgttagacaaACAGTGACTAACCATGAGctggacatcacacacacacacacacgaacatcacacacaaacacggacatcacacacacacacacggacatcacacacctgcacacacacacacacacccccacagaccCAGTGTGGTTTAagcagggggacagagagaagaggagcagtactcaggagaagagagaacgaTGGAGAGACGACTCACACTGGTTTGTCTGGGCCTGCTTGCCCTGGCCTCTGCCTTGGTAAGGACGGACGAGGGAAGAAGGAGGGATGACTATGGAcggaggaggaaaaagaggatGATTtttagagaggagaaaagaaataGAGAAGATTTTAGAGGAGAGATAGTTGGAATTGGAAGAAGTGTTgacagaaaggaagagaggatgaaACATCAGTTTGTTGATGTTTGTCTTAAAACGACACATTTCACATCAGCATATTTTGTGTATGTGTCAAGTAActaatttaaatacagaaattATGTAATTGTGTATTCAATGTTTAAATATACCAATTCAAAACACATTTGAGTGTCGCTTCATACAATGTTTATCTCATTGGTTCTAGTATTTCTATTTCTTTAGAAACCATTTTGATTCAGTGTTAGTGTAGCTAGGTTAGCTAGGTTCTCATTACAGCGTATCTTAACAGATCTGTCTGCACAGGGTGGGCATGTTCTGTACGTTTGAGCCTTATACTGATAGGCTACTGAGCTGGAATTGATTGGTCAAAAGCAtcagtacttttttttttatgtacaaagtagtgctgtcaaacgattaaaatatttaatcgcgattaatcgcattaatgtcatagttaactcgcaattaatcacaattaatcgcacatttttatctattgtaaatgtcccttgatttctttttgtcccattattttttctcattttaatgctcttatcaacatgaaaaagtggatcggattgcttagtgcaatttttttttttaattgaaaacaacattgcaatcgcctggctttgacgagggggcggagaattcgcatcagctgtgtgcttggccatcaagtggtatttcagactggacgtgctgcgatgatagctcagttcacaatgacaaaacacacagatcactttggtcttgtcaatggaaccatttggcaactttttaaaagtaaactttccattcagaatcttattggcatccatttcgcggtctcgcgctcgccatccactcaaaatgtaacgttagcctactactctttagccggctcgcaagcccaaacaagtgtgtgcggcgtgcctgttttgtttctggtctagctagatccggtgtggtgttgtagtttttctaacgtcagtagtcgttgcaactgcatgtgaaaaaaactacaaagtttgctaggccaaaaagaacgttaatctcgcgataaaaaaattgacgcgtttaactgacagcactagtacAAAGTTAAACGCAGTCGTATAGAGGTGGTGAGTTTCTACTGTGGCAGCAGTCAAAATGATgtttaccctctcctctccctcctccccctacctctgtctctctcaccctccctccctcctccccctacctctctctctcacactccccctcctccccctacctctctctctcacactccccccctcccccactccccaggctcaggaggtggaggagggggaagggacagTCTTAAACCCCAGGGGGACTCGGCCGATCGAGCATGGATACAAGGCTGACAAGTGTGCCACAGAGAAGGAGTGGCCTTTCTGCTACGACTCTGATTGGGTGagttggaggggaggggctcctgtTACAACTCTGATTGGGTGAGTTCTGTTAAGACGACGCCCACGTAAAAAAAACTTGGTCTAACCTGTCTGtcgtccctctcttctctccccccctttcacctcactctccccctcctcaccctctccccctcctcaccctctcccccactccccccccaggGTCCTAAGTGTCCCTCCGGCTGCAGGATTCAGGGGCTGCTGGACAAGTCTGACGTGGACCTCCTGAAGAAGATAGAAAAGATACGGAAGCTACTGTCGGAGAACCAGGGGAAGTATCGCTCCACAGAGCAGGCGTCACAACAGACCTACGACTACCTGAGGGAGAAGCTGGTTACAAACTCAGGTGAGACTCGGCCACtcggctggatggatggatgtggaggtggatggatggatgtgcagatggatggatggatacattAGATGGATGAATGGTTAAACTGATGGATGGATATATGGAGGgctagatggatagatagatggatatgTGGACATTTGGACAGATGGCAACACGAACAGACTCTCTCcacttccctgcctctctccgtcactcaccctcttctcctccccctcctccccccctccccctcccccctccccatctccccgtCTCCAGGCGATGACAACAACTACTATGATGTGGTGGAGCGTCTGAGGCAGAGGATCGTGGACCTGAAGATCAAGATCGACCGGCAGCTAACACTCCTTAACACCCTGAAGAGCTCCGTCAGGGAGCAGGTGGTCGCCATGCAGCGGCTGGAGGtacgggagggtggagggagggatggagggtaggaggagggatgggaagagggatgggaggagggtgggaggagggatgggtggagggatggagggatgggaggagggaggggtggaggaatgggTGGAGGTACAATTCACTTTTTGTAAGACCACAGACCTACATtgttcccccttccttcctccttcttcccccccacccttcctccccccatcctccctccccttcccctctctcccaggtggaCATAGACATCAAGCTGCGCTCCTGCAAGGGCTCCTGTAAGGGCTACGTTCAGTACAAACTGGACAATGAGGGCTACGCGGGGCTGGAGAAACAGCTGGACGCGCTCAGCGTCCAGGAGGTCCGGAGAGTGGAAACAGTCTCAGTCCTGCGCGTCCTGAAGAGCCGGCCTCTGAAGGACGTCATCGTGGACGATCGCTTCAAATCCGGGCTCCAGGAAAAGGAATTCTTCCCAGAGGTCAAGGGGGTCAAGTTCACCCTAGAGGCGGAGGGGTCCAGTCCGTCGTCCCCGGCAACCGTTAGCAAGGTCCCAGGTatggcttcctcctcctcctactccttgtcctcctcattGCTGTCGGGGGGGGGCAAGGTGTCACCGGTTGGCGGGGGGACGAAGACCATCACGACACTGGGAggcggagggctgggagggatggatgacttCTTCacggggatgggaggaggaggaggagcaggagggtcaGTCAAGGTcacgtcctcctcctcgtcctgcaCCAAGTCGGTGAAGACGACCACGGTTAGCAAAGGGGGCGGGTCCGAGGTGCGGGAGGAAGTGACGTCGTCCCAGGGAGGATGTGAGATCAGcggaggagggaaggtggatTTGGCGTCATTCCTCCGCCCGCCTCTCTCAGGCTCCAAGGGCCCCACCGACACCAAGGGAGGAACGCTACTGGATAACACCAAGATGGGCGGGATGGATCTGGGCGCGTTCTTCCGGGACGACACGGATGACGACGTCCCAGACTTCCACGCCCGCAGCGTGAAGAGCGCCGCGCGCGTCCAGCGCAAGGCGGATTATGTAGGAAAAGGTACTTTGGACATAGAATAATTTGTCTATCGTAACCTAGCCTATGCTgagttagcctagcctagcctatgctgagctagcctagcctacgcTAAGTTAGCATTTCCTACCTTAATGAAGTCAAgtcacagctagctagctagtacctTTAGCTAGCCCCCCTATCTAGCCTTAATGTGAAAAGTAGTAAATAATCACTATAACTGTTGTCTCGTGATTCGTATGAAAAAGTTATGTTGTTCCGACCTGAGATTTTCTAAACATGTACCTGCTAAAAGATAAAGGCTAATGTCATTATGAGATGCTGTAAAAGTCATGACTATAAAGAAATTCATTCAGATCTACTGTGTGAGTCATTTCATATCAGTAGCTGCATATAGCCAACAGGGCAGGTGACATAAGCATAGGCctggcctagcctagcctagcttagcattGCCTCTTCTAGCTGTAAAAAGAACCGGTAATGTGACAAGTCTAATAGCTAGCATGACAAGACTTAtggtgtattttggtgataAAGAACCTCTGTCAAAGGgacaaagagggaggaggatgggggagagtgTGCGGGGagtggtcgggggggggggggggggtagagggggaggaagggagggagagggtagggAGGCTAGGAAACCCAAAGTCTATCAATCTGTCCTTATCAGTTGCTGACCTCTCGCCCCTGCTGGGTCCACGTCCCTAAccggccccctccctcgtctctctccctccagattGCGTTGACATCAGACAGAAGCACCTGACCGGGGAGACCAGCGGTCTGTTCACCCTCCGGCCAGCGGGGGGCGACAGCGGGCCTGCAGTGGAGGTGTTCTGCCAGCAGGGGGgtctgctgggggggtgggtgctagtccagcagagagagagcggggcgcTAAGCTTCAACCGCTCATGGGCGGAGTACCGCGACGGCTTTGGGAAGGTGGACCGCTCCGGTCGGGGAGAGGCGTGGCTGGGGAACAAGTACCTCCACCTCTTGACCAATCAGAGCGAAACCATGCTgagggtggagctggaggactgggaagGGAACGTGCGCTGGGCGGAGTAcggggtcagggtggggtcgGAGGTCGAGGGGTTCCCGCTCGACGTGTCGGGGTATGCCGGAGATGCTGGGGACTCCCTGGGGAAGGGCGTGCCCAGGCTCGGACACTTCCTGTCCCACTCGGGGATGCGGTTTAGCACGTTCGACCGGGACCTGGACCGCTGGGAGGACAGCTGTGCCGAGGTGTACGGGGGCGGCTGGTGGTACAACAACTGCCAGACCGCCAACCTGAACGGGGTGTACTACAGAGGCGGCCGCTACGATGCCGGGAGCATCGCCCCATACGAGATAGAGAACGGAGTGGTGTGGACGACCTTCAAACCCGCCGATTACAGCCTGAAGGTCGTACGGATGCTGGTGAGGCCCGTGGAGTTCtagaagaggagggatggagggggaaggaggggagaaggggaaggagaggggctgagtggaggggggaggggagggggggggagaagggggaggagaggggctgagtggaggagggagggagggaggggggaggaggggagaagggggagtagagggggggagaggaggggggagggagaaagaagggaaAGAAGAGATCAAAGTGAGTGGTTTGTTTGTCACATTCACCAAATAGCATGGTGTCATCAGGACAGTGACATACTTGTGACCTGGCAAGCAACTTCAACGCTGTAGCATCAAAAAATTCAAATAAATAAGGATGAAGATGGAAAGCAATTGAAAGGTAaaagagggaggatgaagaatgaaagaaagagagagagagagagagagagagagagagtcggaaGAGAAAAGCCTTGATGAATGTTGAGTCAGTAAATAATTACCTGTTCTCTGCGCCTGTTTGCGtgacctctcctgacctctcTGTCAATATTGATGTTCTGATCGCCGTGCCAACGACCTGTCTGATCGCCATGCTAACGACCTGTATGTGCTGTTTCTGTTCAACCACACAACTGTCTGACCTGTGACTTTTGACCCTGTCATCACTGCTGCTGTTAATAAAAACAACTGAACCTGTCCATGTGGTTTCCTGGATTTCTTACACACTTAGTATAACGTTCATAAAAACAGTACAATCGTACATTCAGTTTATTTGAATCGTTTCTTAAATGAATATCCTAAATCATTCTGAAAAGTGATCGTTTacttgggaaggagagagagcagagagtgagagaggatggCACGACATTCATGATGTTATGTGATATTGTAGGATATGATATTGTATGATACGATATTGTATGATACGATATTGTATGATACAATATTGTATGATATGATATGAAGGTATGATTTCATGTGTGAAATTATGTGATATTATGTGATATTATATGAGCTTATATTATTTGATGTGATATATATATGTTGTATGATGTCACGTGACGTTATGTTATATTGTCCTGTCGGACAGTGCAGGTTGTAAGGTTtgtgttgtctctctctttgtctgtgtgtgtctgtgtgtgtgtgtgtgtgtgtgtgtgtgtgtgtgggtgtagcaGTGTGTACCCTGTGGGCCCCGCAGAGTACCTGGACCTCCCAGGACCCACAGAGAACCACACAGAGAACCTTGGACAGAACCTTTAACAGACTGAGACAGTGTTCCTCTAGACCCGTGTACCCACTCTGCTCAGATGACCAGtgggtgagtcacacacacaccacacacacaccacacacacaccacacccacaccacacacacaccacacacaccacacacacaccacacacacacacccctccacacacagactcagattcaatgctgtggtgtgtgtgcagggtcctgtctgtccgtctggaTGCAGGCTACAGGGGCAGCTGGCCTGGGTGGAAACAGAGTTCCAGCAGCGCCTCAGGGCAGCGTGTGAGAGGACCCGGATGTACCACCAGCAGGAGGCAGCAGTTATGACACAAATCAAACGCACGTACAGCAGCAAGAGGCGCACCATCATCGCCActcagagtaagagagagagacagagagacagagagacagggagagacagagagagagagagagagagagagatagagagagagatagagacagagagagagagacagagacagggagagacagggagagacagagagagacagagagagagacagagagagagatagagagagagagacagagacagaaagagagagagacggagagagagacagagagagagacagagagacagagtgagaaagtCGGATGTGTTTCAGAATGGTCTTGCTCGTTCCTGTAAGAGAATGTTCCAAGAATGGACCATGTTCTAGAGCTGTCAAACTTGTTCTAGAATGTGTTCTAGTAATATGTAACTTCCAACCCacttcttctctgtgtgtgtgtacgtgtgtgtgtgtgtgtgtgtacgtgtgtgtgcgtgtgtgtctcagtggcAGAGCTGAGGTACGTGGAGGTTGCAGAAGTGCTCGCCCGGAACCTCACGTCACTACGGCAAAGGTCTATGCGATTGTCACGGAAACTCACAAACCTCCACAGCCAAGTTCAGAAACAGATAGGAGAGATGTACCAGactgaggtgaggaggagggagagagggagggggggagggagggagggagggagggagggagggagggagggagggagggagggagggagggagggagggagggagggaaggaaggaaggaaggagggaaggagggaaaaggagagtaaAAGGGAGGGAAGCAAGGACAGGAGTGGACGAAGAGAGGATGAAAGGTTCCAGTGAACAGCCATCTTTGTTGGCAGGTCATCAGTCAGGTGTTTGTCCCTGAGTTCAGCTGTAGCAGGTCATGTTgattctgtttgtgtttgtgtgtctaaccACAGGTGGACATTGACATCAAGCTACGTGCCTGTAAAGGTTCCTGTAGGAACACCATAAACTTTCAACTAGACCACGAGACATACCACACCATGGAGAACCAActggcccaggcccagccccacccccacccccacccccagccccagccccacccccagccccacccccagccccagcctcagccccacccccagccccacccccagccccacccccagccccagccccagcccctcccccagccccagcctcagccccacccccagccccagcccctcccccagccccagccccacccccagcctcagccccagccccacccccagcctcagccccagccccagccccagcccctccccaggatcacgctgcagctggtggacccaggtccccccacctccctggccTACAGAAGCTTCCCCCTGGTGCAACAGGAACTGCTGACCCTGTTTGAGGATCTGGAGCAGAACAGGGTGGTTCTAGAACCCCCGCCCTCAGAACCAGAACTCCCTGAGGCTTCCGACCACACGGAGCAGGAACAGAATGATCTGGAATAACGTGGatgttctctctttccctctctcttcctctcaccctttctctgcccccctctgtatccctctctccctctccccttctctttttctccctctctctctctctctctctctctctctctctctctctctctctctctctctctctctctctctctctctctctctccctcttattctctccctctctctctccctcttattctctctctctctctctctctccctcttattctctctctctctttcttaaggTCTTTTCATCTGTTTTGCCATTTCTCCACTCCATCTTTCCAcctttctctcattccctcagtcttacagtttttcacaattgctaaaacacattcttaaaacagtcacccattttctcaaaactgtaaacacaaaacctcatcttcaagcactatttacaaaacctctgaatcctcttgcaaaatgaaactttcgcctcaaaacagatttacctgacctcaaaatcaaactttcgcctcaaaacagatttacctgtcctcaaaatcaaactttcgcctcaaaacagatttacctgtgctcaaaatcaaacactgctctcaaatcataaacaaagtgatcaaaatgatatacactatcaagcagtcagtaaacaatacaccaaaaaattgaaaacacattgttcaaaacatatagtcctcaaggagaagtacatttttacgtaatctcaaaacaaatttcatatttatccgtcattgtcttttgatgaacgaaaacatgttctatcatagtagctcaacatttatcagaaattactactctgctttgctctttgcaatttttcttgttctttctcctcctcgtacccctatacagtactgtaccctgcatctcactactcacaactcactcttgttctttgttgatatgaacctgcaaccagtctaaatctattgagcagtcagtactgttactgtaacaaatggaaagtacaatgttcagggccataccatttgttcattgtacagagcctacaatgcactgtactacagtatacaatactatacagtaaaagggacaaaaatcaaaggagtaaacatgtgatcaatgtgcttcttcttgtctttgggctgggtcaggccagagcactttgtcgacatcacaagcaatattttcccaccttcaacaacctgtttgttctctgaactggcttatattggttgtgtcacattatttgaaacaagttaaatcaattttgagtggttgtgttttgtcaatgacatgttttctctatttgtatttgattgttgccatttgtgtttaccagtatggatgacatgtgcattagagtgaagaatgtgttttgagaatgagaatgtgttcagagtgttgctgaaaagtctaagtgagatctgcaaattgtgttttaccatgtgaaatggtttaaggtattgacaacagactgcacaat of the Osmerus eperlanus unplaced genomic scaffold, fOsmEpe2.1 SCAFFOLD_398, whole genome shotgun sequence genome contains:
- the LOC134016553 gene encoding uncharacterized protein LOC134016553, with the translated sequence MSHFSHLTRTVHASSLQRLSHASLTRTPALLYSTLIASSNIRSCERRCLYRERTRLYSSSAEKTIRIGCASGFWGDTATSVPQLIYGGKLDFLVFDYLSEITMSLLTAAKTKMPNMGYAPDFVQVAIAPFINDIHKKGIRVVSNAGGVNPLACAAAIQEVVNKAGLPLKVAVVTGDDLMPHKASLSELRMADGVSKKRLPKTVHSMNAYLGAVPIQRCLDQGADIVVTGRCVDSAVALGPLMHTFGWERDDYDLLAGGSLAGHLIECGAQATGGIFTDWHRVPDW
- the fga gene encoding fibrinogen alpha chain — protein: MERRLTLVCLGLLALASALAQEVEEGEGTVLNPRGTRPIEHGYKADKCATEKEWPFCYDSDWGPKCPSGCRIQGLLDKSDVDLLKKIEKIRKLLSENQGKYRSTEQASQQTYDYLREKLVTNSGDDNNYYDVVERLRQRIVDLKIKIDRQLTLLNTLKSSVREQVVAMQRLEVDIDIKLRSCKGSCKGYVQYKLDNEGYAGLEKQLDALSVQEVRRVETVSVLRVLKSRPLKDVIVDDRFKSGLQEKEFFPEVKGVKFTLEAEGSSPSSPATVSKVPGMASSSSYSLSSSLLSGGGKVSPVGGGTKTITTLGGGGLGGMDDFFTGMGGGGGAGGSVKVTSSSSSCTKSVKTTTVSKGGGSEVREEVTSSQGGCEISGGGKVDLASFLRPPLSGSKGPTDTKGGTLLDNTKMGGMDLGAFFRDDTDDDVPDFHARSVKSAARVQRKADYVGKDCVDIRQKHLTGETSGLFTLRPAGGDSGPAVEVFCQQGGLLGGWVLVQQRESGALSFNRSWAEYRDGFGKVDRSGRGEAWLGNKYLHLLTNQSETMLRVELEDWEGNVRWAEYGVRVGSEVEGFPLDVSGYAGDAGDSLGKGVPRLGHFLSHSGMRFSTFDRDLDRWEDSCAEVYGGGWWYNNCQTANLNGVYYRGGRYDAGSIAPYEIENGVVWTTFKPADYSLKVVRMLVRPVEF